One Coffea eugenioides isolate CCC68of chromosome 2, Ceug_1.0, whole genome shotgun sequence genomic window, AATAAATTTACTATTGCATAATTAAATTACTTTCATAACAATATGAATAAAAATGTACACATTAACAACCTTAAGCATACTTTCAAATGTCATATGCAAAATTGAAAGTGCTAATATGCAAAAGTTAGTGTAATGAAACAAATGTTCACTTTAGTAAATCAtgtttacatatatatatatatatatatatatttgtgttCAAGGAAGACTTCAAACATtacaaaaggaaaacaaaaaaaggggGAAAGTTTGAAAGTCAAATAAGCAATCTTACAGTATTTGACTAAAAGCCAAACGGTTTCGGGTTGGATTACTTTTGCTAAACAATCACATTTAGAACATAAAATTACTCTTAAAAGTAGGACTGTCAATGGGGTTGGATTAACCCAAACTCAGACTCATTCAACCCAAAAAAAGCTTGATGAGCCTGATTTTTCAATGAGCTTGTTTAAGGTTGGATCTAAAAATCAGATCCAAATTAAATATGAACCGACCTTGGGTCTCATTAGATTCAAATCCGATATAAGCCCGACCCATtaattacttatatatttaatatttatattttgatattatattactaaatactaaatatatacaaattactaaatataaaaaatacatATGAAAACTCTTCTATTAGATTTCTTGGGAGCCAATGTTGCTTATGTATAACTAAAGctaacttttcttattggttgagtaaatttttaTATTGGTATAAtattaattgatttttttttctagaaataCAAATCATCAAGCATGTTTGAATTCAAGTCACAAAACTATGAAGAAATTCCAATCTTTGAAGATGTATTGATTTATAACCGTATATTTTAgggaaaatggccaatttcgtccctaaactttttttctGTGTCAATTTAGTCcatgtatattttttttggccaatttgaTCCTTATACTTATTTAACGGTTCTAATTGAGGAACTCCGCGGCGGCGCCACCGTATAAATTCAATcaaatcactaattgaacaattaagtaagggtattttggataGTTCACTGGGACAATAACAAAAGAAGTAAAATCCTTGAAGGATCCAATTCTAAACCTTGGATTCTTGACTAACAAAGTCTCCAAAGGCTGTCCGAACTCCTCTCCCATTGCTTAAAAATTGCCCAGTTttgctttgtttcttttcaactgCGTCAGAGAGATCACAATTTGCGACGTCCAATTCTAGGACTAGTCCGGCCTCCGAATCCACCGCCCGCGCCAACTCCTCCACCCTTACCAAATCCCCCATGCCCTCCACCAAAACCTCCTCCAGCCCCAAAACCACCACCTGCACCACCTCCTATACCTCCACCTTTCCCAAAGCCACCATCTGCTCCACCCCTTTTTCCGCCACCGGCCCCACCTCCAGCACCTTTGCCAACGCCTCCTCGGGCTCCTCCTCCTACACCTCCACCTGCTCCACCTCCGGCACCCCACTAATGCCTCCAACGACCCCTCCTACTTCCCCGCTTGCTCCACCCCCAACTCCACTACCAATCTCTACCAGCCCCACCACCTACACCACCACCTACTCCTCCACCAGCTCCACCCCCTGCACCTCCTCCAATGCCACCTCCAGCACCACCACCTGCACTGCCTCCaactccaccaccaccacctgcTCCTCCAACACTAGCTCCAGCCCCAGCACCACCACCTACACCTCCTCCAGCGCCACCTCTAGCGGCACCACCACCACCTGCACCTCCTCCAACTCCAGCTCCTCCATTAGCACCTCCAACGCCGCCTCCAGCAGCACCACCACTACCTGCACCTCCTCCAATTCCAGCACCACCATCGGCACCTCCTTCAATACCCAGAAAATCCTCAAGAATGTGTTTGTATCCCGCAacataattaaacaaaaatcaGCTACCCAAGATAATTTAAATtcttccaaaaaaataaaagaaaaaggggtgTATATCAGGTATAAGGCGCTCTGAAGAAcaaaaaaagtgataaaaatcggTCCCCAAAACACTCAACTCTGTTGGTCCTCAAACGTATCGAAACAGTtgggaaaagaagggaaaagctCTGCTGGTTTGTAGTGGAAAGGGATTTTCGAGTGGTGATAATCAGTAGCCGAATAGCAGAGGAAACCGAAATCCAGTGGAGCTTCTTCAATAAAGACTCAATATTCTCAAAACTCGATTGGAATCTTGCCAACATAAATCTCAGCACCCAATTCTAAGTTTAGAATAGAATTGGGTCTTTTGCCGGATTATTGCAATTATAAAAAACTAATTGGGTCCTTTTGCCGGATTTTACTTCTTTTGTTACTGTTCCAACAATGAACTACCCAAAATACCCTTGCTTaattgttcaattagtgatttgATTGAATTTATACGGTGGCGCCGCCGCGGAGTTCCTCAATTGGAACCGTTAAATAAGTATAAGGATCAAATTGgctaaaaaaaatatacatgGACTAAATTGACAcgaaaaaaaagtttagggacgaaattggccattttccctatattttattactatttttcatataCTTTGAACgaattatatataaatattgttaaaaaattcttgatttatgtaCTTTTTAAGGACTATTACTtattcatgtttagttttaatattgtaATTATGTGAATgctaaattagttttacaacttaatagttatagtaatgatattaaaaaattaagaaGTAATAAATGAACTTGGGCTAAATTCGAATAAGACTCAAAACGTGAATATTTTGTAAGTTGAGTATGATCTTCACATTTATTAACCTGAAACTCATGACCCGAAACTTGAATATGTTACAAATTAAATGAACTAAACTTGAGTTTATAAAATCTCGTTCATATGGCCCGATTGACAAGCCTATAGTTAGTGAGTATCATTCTTTAAATTTAAGAGTAGAGTTTCCGACAATTAAAACACTTTTAACACAATCTCAAAATTTAGTACTTTCAGAATGATTTTTAtggtccaaaaaaaaaaatataactttAACCATTTGTTATAAATTTTGAACTAGATGAAGAACTAAATatgtttcaaattttcaaaattacaaattatcaaataaaaaattacttGTACAAGTACGTATCCAAAATAATATGATTAAGCACTTAATACTTTGATCAACAAATTCTACTACTTAAAGTgcccttttatatatatatatatatatatataataaaaatcaCCGCAGTCCCAAAAACGGGCACGAACAAACGCTGTGCGCACATGTGACTAATTTGCGTGTCACTAGCCAACTTAAACTTATACTTATTTACAAATTTCCTCAAACTTAATCTACAACtataaaaatttcacaaaatttggcAAGAAGTTTTATAATTTCGAGTAGTAGGAGTGTGGAATGAGAGCAATGGCCGGCGACGCGGCTGATCAGAGCCATAGATTCTTCGTCGCCGTTCACGTTGGTGCCGGATACCACTCGCCGTCGAACGAGAAAGCGCTTCGTTCCGCCATGAAGCGCGCCTGCCTCGCAGCCTCTTCTCTTCTCCGCAAGGTCTCTTTTatctctccattttttttttggcatttcacTTCAGACTTTAAAGCGTTGGTTGAGAATAAATTAAGAAAGTTTGGAGTCAATTTTAATCTCTAATTTAGTTTCAGTATACGTGCCAATGTGCTTAATTAATTCCACGTAGTGTTGCATGTAAATATGTTCGCTTATAAATATTATTCTCGAAATGTGATTTCTTTTAGGGTACTGGCCGATGTATTGATGCTGTTGTTGCTGCAATTCAAGTTTTGGAGGttcgcatttttcttttcttagcctTCTTGGAGggttaatttaatatttaagtTTCATAATTTCGGATGTTTTGGAAAAGTTGAGTTTGTCAGCttcaattttcaaaagttgGGATTTTTTTGAAGTTAAGTTGTAAAATGCATCGTCTGGCTTGCCAGAGTCTTGGGATGAATTCATATAACCTTATCCTTGACTCTTCATATCTGTTGTGTTTGGTGCAAATTTCAGAAGTTGGGATTTCTTTCTGAGTTAGTAATAAAATGCATGATTCTGTTGG contains:
- the LOC113760336 gene encoding glycine-rich protein 5-like, which produces MLARFQSSFENIESLLKKLHWISVSSAIRLLIITTRKSLSTTNQQSFSLLFPTVSIRGADGGAGIGGGAGSGGAAGGGVGGANGGAGVGGGAGGGGAARGGAGGGVGGGAGAGASVGGAGGGGGVGGSAGGGAGGGIGGGAGGGAGGGVGGGVGGGAGGGVGGGARGGVGKGAGGGAGGGKRGGADGGFGKGGGIGGGAGGGFGAGGGFGGGHGGFGKGGGVGAGGGFGGRTSPRIGRRKL